From the genome of Phytohabitans rumicis, one region includes:
- a CDS encoding DsbA family oxidoreductase yields MTTSTSPGSSTRDTGRALVIEVWTDLGCPWCYLGKHRLEQAITTAAVGQVRVVLRSFQLDPDMAATPVPVPEVFVAKHGGTTEHARQMESQMAELAKAEGLPYSLDRPAANTFDVHRVLHLARTHGVATPMFSTLQRGYFAGLVNPFDQDVLIQVAADAGVPAQETRAVLSGDAYAQAVRAERATGAALGITGVPFAVFNGTHAVAGATSVRGYAAAIAQTLGVSA; encoded by the coding sequence ATGACCACTTCCACCTCGCCTGGATCCTCGACACGGGACACCGGCCGCGCTCTGGTCATCGAGGTGTGGACCGATTTGGGGTGCCCTTGGTGCTACCTCGGCAAGCACCGGCTCGAGCAGGCCATCACTACCGCTGCGGTCGGACAGGTACGGGTTGTCCTGCGTTCCTTCCAACTGGACCCGGACATGGCCGCAACACCGGTGCCGGTCCCAGAAGTATTCGTCGCCAAACACGGAGGTACGACCGAGCACGCCCGCCAGATGGAGTCGCAGATGGCCGAACTGGCCAAGGCTGAGGGCCTGCCGTACAGCCTGGACCGCCCTGCCGCGAACACCTTCGACGTCCACCGGGTTCTGCATCTCGCTCGCACTCATGGCGTCGCCACACCGATGTTCTCGACTTTGCAGCGCGGCTACTTCGCCGGCCTGGTCAACCCCTTTGACCAGGACGTGCTGATCCAGGTTGCCGCCGACGCCGGAGTTCCGGCCCAGGAGACCCGCGCGGTGCTGTCCGGGGACGCCTACGCACAGGCCGTCCGCGCCGAACGGGCCACAGGCGCGGCGCTCGGCATCACCGGCGTGCCGTTCGCCGTCTTCAACGGCACCCACGCCGTTGCCGGCGCTACCAGCGTCCGAGGTTACGCCGCCGCCATCGCGCAGACGCTCGGCGTGTCCGCATGA
- a CDS encoding MBL fold metallo-hydrolase encodes MRLEHIGVSAHTDSDVVVWLPDRGVLFTGDLVFNGGTPMLVSGSVTGYLQALERIEAFGAQVLVPGHGEPCDARVLDPLRRYTRFVLAAAKQGHAAELSPLQPISRTWALAGEVPPRGRSHHCVGHDARGRTQVNAGQMHGGEGGGWDGRGLGLSASGVGR; translated from the coding sequence GTGCGGCTGGAGCACATCGGCGTTTCCGCCCACACCGACAGCGACGTCGTGGTGTGGCTGCCCGACCGTGGTGTTTTGTTCACCGGAGACCTGGTGTTCAACGGCGGCACCCCGATGCTGGTCAGCGGCTCAGTCACCGGCTACCTGCAGGCGCTCGAACGCATCGAGGCGTTCGGCGCCCAGGTGTTGGTGCCCGGGCACGGCGAGCCGTGTGACGCGCGGGTACTCGACCCGCTGCGCCGCTATACCAGATTCGTCCTCGCCGCCGCGAAGCAAGGACACGCCGCCGAACTGAGCCCTCTGCAGCCGATCTCCAGGACCTGGGCGCTGGCTGGCGAGGTGCCGCCGAGGGGGCGCAGCCACCACTGCGTTGGCCACGACGCTCGTGGTCGCACGCAGGTCAATGCCGGCCAGATGCACGGTGGTGAGGGCGGTGGCTGGGATGGGCGTGGCTTAGGGCTGTCCGCCTCCGGCGTTGGACGGTGA
- a CDS encoding cellulose binding domain-containing protein has product MKSMPRAWRALLSMSVISAVGAATAVAVIPAAYAAEGCRVDYRVTSQWPGGFGADVSVTNLGDPVNGWRLVWTFGAGQTIGQVWNATATTSGATVTVSNQSYNAVIATGASAGFGFNGTWEQSNPVPASFSLNGTACTGAVTTPTGSPTARPTTTTSPTPSTTATPTPTATTTPPPGNGSVGVTVNATAGLGPIPSNGVGLNTAVYDPNMNHPDMPGLLRAAGFKALRYPGGSYSDIYNWQTHVADGGYVAGGTTFSEFMATARATGADPIITVNYGTGTPELAAGWVRHANVTNNYGIKYWEIGNETVGNGTYGANWEADSRCTAASGAPIPKGTYPNQTYNCGPSVYAANALQFIAAMKAVDPSIRVCIQMTTPGHWPDGVTNAQNPRPWNETVLSAIGAKTDCVIIHWYPAGFPPNPDIAAMLNYPNQIAGMVSAAKAQIHQYTGLNPANVPIMVTETNSNVAVDVQPNALFAADMYMTWFENGVTNVDWWNQHNGPGTPSIINGAQDYGDGGIFSSGTNGSGVTEPPLNTPFAPYYGIAMLSKLGSPGDKMVTAQSDNPLLKVHAVRRTDGGLNVLIVNEDPSNARTVNLTYSGFSPSGAPTVHTFANNASAITSTTQGSASSITVGRYSLTVLQIPGSGGAVATVPGPPGPPTVSNLSSNTSGNTTGKATLRWPAGTAGTYPVANYKVYRLTTTGSTLIANPTGTQLDLSGLTIGESYRYEVRSVDSHGYESLPTSPITVTVPPPVDASCAAHYEVSNSWQGGFIAAITMTNRAATPIDNWRLTFTWPAAGQSVTNGWDATWTQTGQQVTVTRGASGSIPGNGGTTSVGFQGGNTGQNPTPTVFYLNGVPCSNI; this is encoded by the coding sequence ATGAAATCGATGCCTCGAGCCTGGCGGGCGTTGCTGTCGATGAGCGTGATCTCCGCGGTCGGCGCGGCCACCGCGGTCGCGGTGATTCCCGCCGCGTATGCGGCGGAGGGGTGCCGCGTGGACTACAGGGTGACGTCACAGTGGCCCGGCGGCTTCGGGGCTGACGTGTCCGTGACCAACCTGGGCGACCCCGTGAACGGGTGGCGGCTGGTCTGGACCTTCGGCGCGGGGCAAACAATCGGCCAGGTCTGGAACGCGACCGCCACGACGTCCGGCGCGACCGTGACCGTCAGCAACCAGTCGTACAACGCCGTCATCGCCACCGGCGCCTCCGCCGGCTTCGGGTTCAACGGCACGTGGGAGCAGTCCAACCCCGTGCCGGCTTCCTTCAGCCTGAACGGAACCGCCTGCACCGGCGCCGTCACCACCCCGACCGGTTCGCCGACGGCTCGGCCCACGACCACGACCAGCCCAACGCCGTCCACGACCGCCACCCCGACGCCCACCGCCACCACGACGCCCCCGCCGGGGAACGGCTCGGTCGGGGTGACCGTGAACGCCACCGCGGGGCTCGGACCGATCCCGTCGAACGGCGTCGGGTTGAACACCGCCGTCTACGACCCCAACATGAACCACCCGGACATGCCCGGGCTCTTGCGAGCGGCGGGGTTCAAGGCGTTGCGCTACCCAGGCGGCTCGTACTCCGACATCTACAACTGGCAGACCCACGTCGCGGACGGCGGATACGTGGCCGGAGGCACCACCTTCAGCGAGTTCATGGCCACCGCACGGGCGACAGGAGCCGACCCGATCATCACGGTCAACTACGGCACCGGGACGCCGGAGCTGGCCGCTGGCTGGGTCAGGCACGCGAACGTGACCAACAACTACGGCATCAAGTACTGGGAGATCGGCAACGAGACCGTTGGCAACGGCACCTACGGGGCGAACTGGGAAGCCGACAGCCGCTGCACGGCCGCCTCCGGCGCTCCGATCCCGAAGGGCACCTACCCGAACCAGACGTACAACTGCGGCCCGAGCGTCTACGCCGCCAACGCCCTGCAGTTCATCGCCGCGATGAAAGCCGTCGACCCCAGCATCCGCGTGTGCATCCAGATGACCACGCCCGGACACTGGCCGGACGGCGTCACCAACGCGCAGAACCCACGGCCGTGGAACGAGACCGTGCTCAGCGCGATCGGCGCGAAGACGGACTGCGTCATCATCCACTGGTACCCGGCCGGCTTCCCGCCCAACCCGGACATCGCCGCGATGCTCAACTACCCCAACCAGATCGCGGGCATGGTCTCCGCCGCCAAGGCCCAGATCCATCAGTACACGGGATTGAACCCGGCGAACGTGCCGATCATGGTCACCGAGACCAACTCCAACGTCGCCGTGGACGTGCAGCCCAACGCCCTGTTCGCCGCCGACATGTACATGACCTGGTTCGAGAACGGCGTCACGAACGTCGACTGGTGGAACCAGCACAACGGTCCAGGCACCCCGAGCATCATCAACGGCGCACAGGACTACGGCGACGGCGGCATCTTCTCCAGCGGCACCAACGGCAGCGGTGTCACCGAGCCCCCGCTGAACACCCCGTTCGCGCCGTACTACGGCATCGCGATGCTCTCCAAACTCGGCTCGCCGGGCGACAAGATGGTCACCGCCCAGTCCGACAACCCCCTGCTCAAGGTCCACGCCGTGCGACGCACCGACGGTGGGCTCAACGTACTGATCGTCAACGAGGACCCGTCGAACGCGCGCACGGTGAACCTGACCTATAGCGGCTTCTCCCCATCGGGCGCGCCGACCGTCCACACCTTCGCCAACAACGCCAGCGCCATCACCTCCACGACCCAGGGTTCGGCCTCCTCGATCACGGTCGGCCGCTACAGCCTGACCGTGCTGCAGATACCGGGCAGCGGCGGAGCCGTCGCGACAGTTCCCGGACCACCCGGGCCGCCGACCGTGTCGAACCTGTCCTCCAACACATCGGGCAACACCACCGGGAAGGCGACGCTCCGCTGGCCGGCAGGGACGGCGGGCACCTACCCGGTCGCGAACTACAAGGTCTACCGGCTCACCACCACCGGCAGCACGTTGATCGCCAACCCAACCGGTACTCAACTGGACCTCAGCGGCCTGACGATCGGCGAGAGCTACCGCTACGAGGTGCGTTCCGTGGACAGCCACGGCTACGAGTCGTTGCCGACATCACCGATCACCGTGACGGTCCCACCACCGGTCGACGCCTCCTGCGCCGCGCACTACGAAGTCAGCAACAGTTGGCAGGGCGGCTTCATCGCCGCCATCACAATGACCAACCGTGCGGCGACCCCGATCGACAACTGGAGACTCACCTTCACCTGGCCGGCCGCGGGGCAGTCCGTGACGAACGGCTGGGACGCCACCTGGACCCAGACCGGCCAGCAGGTCACTGTGACCCGAGGCGCCAGCGGCTCGATCCCGGGCAACGGCGGCACGACCAGCGTCGGATTCCAAGGCGGCAACACCGGCCAGAATCCCACCCCGACAGTCTTCTACCTCAACGGCGTACCGTGCTCGAACATCTGA